A part of Palaemon carinicauda isolate YSFRI2023 chromosome 8, ASM3689809v2, whole genome shotgun sequence genomic DNA contains:
- the LOC137646132 gene encoding uncharacterized protein, with amino-acid sequence MEEQNKLLKEELRLSKEREERLLIENERLNWENAAMQKELRELKGTVERVEECVEMRMRENEERMEKRMEDMMGQVMGMMKTIMGEGAVGGVSSASGNGLVVKEKVKVGDNGKGSDSDSSNSDGDIEDKGIRHSKDEQKGERKDERKGKSDVKKEKKKYQADSKDDREWVKVVSKKKGKKGMVKDRNLSVEVDSLYSNEEEGNKGVDSDDSSENERDVCKTVFMREVPRCERFNEHSSRDVHDFFKEYERYCQDKYGDSKRVWARELGEYLTGYLLTMYGVIMSVGDVDYESVKTRIIEQVKRMKGSVKYKRKNDFDEARMNAGEAISMYVCRLETLARKKYGDEGINENKELMRKFLATVPENVCEFINLKRKEKMRWTQERLTWDDILEIVEDYELDRCMKESKSVSVRTGMEESVIEFGSYKDAILRGPMRVADNVVDRSVRASNVGIPVRTNEGFRQGNQVWRDRSASAPQDRSGSCIREEKCYRCGKVGHKKNECRWALGACFGCGETGHRISDCKKEKVIKCYRCGMTGHVASGCRSNRMNVICGNCGKDGHYARMCKEPRSKCTECGADGHVAKVCRKKGLSQPGCSGN; translated from the coding sequence atggaagagcagaacaagttactgaaggaggaattgcggctgagtaaggagcgggaggagaggttgctaatagagaatgagaggttgaactgggagaatgcggcgatgcagaaggagcttagggagttaaaggggacagtagagagagtggaagaatgtgttgagatgaggatgcgagagaatgaagaacgaatggagaaacgaatggaagatatgatggggcaagtcatggggatgatgaaaactataatgggtgaaggtgcagtcggaggagtgtcctcagcttcgggtaatgggttggtagtgaaagagaaggttaaggtaggtgataatgggaaaggaagtgatagtgatagtagtaatagtgatggtgatattgaagataagggaattaggcatagtaaggatgaacagaaaggggagaggaaagatgaaaggaaaggtaaaagtgatgtgaagaaagagaagaaaaagtatcaggctgatagcaaggacgatcgtgaatgggtgaaagtggtaagtaagaaaaagggtaagaagggaatggttaaggataggaatttaagtgtggaagtggattcattatattcgaatgaggaagaaggtaacaagggagtagacagtgatgatagcagtgagaatgaacgtgatgtgtgtaagactgtgtttatgagagaggtacctcggtgtgaaaggttcaatgagcatagcagtagggatgtacatgattttttcaaggagtatgagaggtattgtcaggataagtatggtgatagtaaaagagtttgggctagggagttaggagaatatttgactgggtatttgttgacgatgtatggagtgataatgagtgtaggggacgttgattatgaaagtgtgaaaacgagaataattgagcaggtaaaacgtatgaaagggagtgttaagtataagcgtaagaatgattttgatgaggcaaggatgaatgcaggagaagctatatcaatgtacgtatgtaggttggaaactttagctaggaagaagtatggggatgaaggtataaatgagaataaggagttaatgaggaagtttttggcaacagtacctgagaatgtgtgtgaatttattaatttgaaacgcaaagagaaaatgaggtggacgcaagagagattgacatgggatgatatactagagatagttgaggattatgagttagataggtgcatgaaagaaagtaaatctgtgagtgtaagaactggaatggaagaaagtgtaatagaatttggtagttataaggacgcaattttgagaggaccaatgagggtagctgataatgtagtagataggagtgttagggcgagtaatgtgggaatacctgtaaggacaaatgaagggtttaggcaagggaatcaggtttggagggataggagtgctagtgcgccgcaagataggtcaggtagttgtatccgtgaagaaaagtgttataggtgtgggaaagtaggtcataagaagaatgaatgtagatgggcattaggagcatgtttcgggtgtggagagacagggcatcgtattagcgactgtaagaaagagaaagtgattaagtgttatcggtgtggtatgactgggcacgtagcaagtggatgtaggagtaatcgtatgaatgtgatttgtggtaattgtggtaaggatggtcattatgctagaatgtgcaaggagccgcggagtaagtgtactgaatgtggtgcagatgggcatgtagctaaagtatgtaggaagaagggattaagtcagccaggatgttcgggaaactag